From Ascaphus truei isolate aAscTru1 chromosome 20, aAscTru1.hap1, whole genome shotgun sequence, one genomic window encodes:
- the LOC142470919 gene encoding olfactory receptor 11A1-like, whose translation MLQENQTIVTEFLLLGFQSLPCFKVALFILFLMLYIMTLAGNLLIIILVSNSQRLESPMYFFLSHLSLSDILLTTNITPNMLHLVLNGGGTIYVTDCIIQFYFYGALTTVECLLLTIMSYDRYLAICNPLRYTSIMDLRLSLHLVICSWLISFMVILSVVILIFQLQFCGPHIIDHYFCDFDPLLQLSCSDTSIVKLEEFVCAIPFVLFPFVFITSSYVLITLTILRIPSTTGRQKAFSTCSSHLTVVGTYYGTLIAVYIVPSRGHSFNVNKVISLLYTVGTPFFNPIIYSLRNQEIKLALMKCPYIRSSFSI comes from the coding sequence ATGCTTCAGGAGAACCAGACAATAGTCACAGAATTCCTGCTTCTCGGATTTCAAAGCCTTCCATGCTTCAAGGTTGCCCTCTTTATTCTGTTTCTTATGCTCTACATCATGACATTAGCTGGAAACCTGCTGATTATCATATTGGTGTCAAACAGTCAAAGACTTGAATCTCCCATGTACTTTTTCCTCAGTCACCTGTCCTTATCTGACATCTTACTTACCACCAACATAACCCCTAACATGCTACATCTTGTATTGAATGGAGGGGGCACCATATATGTTACTGACTGTATCATACAATTTTACTTCTATGGTGCATTAACAACAGTAGAGTGTCTTCTTCTCACAATTATGTCATATGACCGATACCTGGCAATCTGCAATCCTTTGCGATACACCTCCATCATGGACCTCAGACTTAGTCTCCATTTGGTTATCTGTTCTTGGTTGATTTCATTTATGGTAATACTATCTGTGGTTATTTTGATTTTCCAGTTACAGTTCTGTGGCCCTCATATCATTGACCATTACTTCTGTGATTTTGATCCTCTTCTGCAGCTCTCTTGTTCAGATACCTCAATTGTTAAACTGGAAGAGTTTGTCTGTGCAATCCCTTTTGTCCTCTTCCCATTTGTCTTCATCACTTCATCATATGTCTTGATCACCCTCACCATCCTCAGGATCCCATCCACCACTGGGAGACAGAAAGCCTTCTCTACCTGCAGCTCCCACTTGACTGTTGTGGGCACATATTATGGGACTCTAATAGCTGTTTACATAGTACCATCCAGAGGACACTCATTTAATGTAAACAAGGTCATATCCCTTTTGTACACTGTGGGGACTCCTTTTTTCAATCCAATTATATATAGTCTTAGAAATCAGGAGATTAAGTTAGCACTGATGAAATGCCCTTATATAAGGAGCAGTTTTTCTATTTAA